A window of Melospiza melodia melodia isolate bMelMel2 chromosome Z, bMelMel2.pri, whole genome shotgun sequence contains these coding sequences:
- the LOC134431708 gene encoding phospholipase A2 inhibitor NAI-like — protein sequence MRVSLGLSFLLAFLDPGTCLQCEVCHSMGKSCSGPMKTCTGGEDTCGIILHEVLIGGMAISSSIKSCLPSHVCNLGPVTVNYGKVKAKSHLVCCMGDDCRTTSVSLPPDNDVPNGYQCPACYSVDSFQCGNEVVNCTGSEDQCVDLAGLMNAGGLSLKAAMKGCTTISECTMVGDGKNSLGMMDIKLKRFQCRPASAMYSVVYSAGGAPTHTIFLPVLSGFILEKALF from the exons ATGCGGGTATCCCTTGGACTCAGCTTCCTCCTGGCTTTCCTGGACCCAG GGACCTGCCTTCAGTGTGAGGTATGTCACAGTATGGGAAAAAGCTGCTCTGGCCCCATGAAAACCTGCACTGGTGGTGAAGACACTTGTGGCATTATTCTGCATGAAGTCCTAATAG GGGGGATGGCCATCTCTTCATCCATCAAGTCCTGCCTGCCATCCCACGTCTGCAACCTTGGTCCTGTCACTGTGAACTATGGGAAGGTGAAAGCAAAGAGCCACTTGGTTTGCTGCATGGGTGATGACTGTCGGACCACCTCTGTGTCAT TGCCACCAGATAATGATGTGCCCAATGGATACCAGTGTCCTGCCTGCTACAGTGTGGACTCCTTTCAGTGTGGCAATGAAGTTGTAAACTGCACTGGATCTGAAGACCAATGTGTTGACCTTGCTGGGTTAATGAATGCAG GCGGACTGTCTCTGAAAGCTGCCATGAAGGGTTGCACCACCATTTCTGAATGCACCATGGTAGGAGATGGCAAAAACAGCCTGGGGATGATGGACATAAAGCTGAAACGGTTCCAGTGCAGACCAGCTTCTGCTATGTACAGCGTGGTGTACAGTGCTGGGGGTGCCCCTACGCACACGATCTTCCTTCCTGTCCTATCAGGATTCATCCTGGAGAAGGCACTTTTCTGA